A single genomic interval of Magnetospirillum sp. 15-1 harbors:
- a CDS encoding glycosyltransferase family 9 protein, with amino-acid sequence MTAELQVMEQQVRALLAQGRCAEAEALVRPHLASGSGPIPLWRLLVQCIKLQGRIAEIRPIQEMIVDTVPGDLAARFDLAETLLLLGDFDRGWREYHWRYSLAHTTRIERKVQCPRWDGRPIPGRTLLIHDEQGFGDTFQFLRMTAWVKERSGARVILEVNPDSLSLARRCTGFDDVVARGTLPPPFDLHCEMMSLPMVMGLKPEQLPGPIPYMSAEPRRVARWRKRLGRLPRPLVALVWAGRPTHPNDLNRSMALADLAPLGQSGATFLAVQKGPKAAEAGTPPAGMNVVALEDEIKDFEDTAAILSVADLLVSVDSSPVHLAGALGRPVWTLLPFLPDWRWLLGRDDSPWYPTMRLFRQESPGDWTGVIARAAEALAAFGTESP; translated from the coding sequence ATGACCGCCGAGCTTCAGGTCATGGAACAGCAGGTGCGTGCCCTGCTCGCCCAGGGGCGCTGCGCCGAGGCCGAGGCCCTGGTCCGCCCGCATCTGGCGTCGGGCAGCGGCCCCATCCCCCTGTGGCGCCTGCTGGTTCAGTGCATCAAGCTACAGGGGCGCATCGCCGAGATCCGCCCGATTCAGGAGATGATCGTCGATACCGTACCGGGCGACCTGGCCGCGCGCTTCGATCTGGCGGAGACCCTGCTGCTGCTGGGCGATTTCGACCGGGGCTGGCGGGAATACCACTGGCGCTACAGTCTGGCCCACACCACCCGCATCGAACGCAAGGTCCAATGCCCCCGCTGGGATGGCCGGCCCATCCCCGGCCGGACCTTGCTGATCCATGACGAGCAGGGCTTCGGCGATACCTTCCAGTTCCTGCGCATGACCGCCTGGGTCAAGGAGCGCAGCGGCGCGCGGGTGATCCTCGAGGTCAATCCCGACAGCCTGTCCCTGGCGCGGCGCTGTACGGGTTTTGACGACGTCGTGGCTCGCGGTACCCTGCCGCCGCCCTTCGACCTGCATTGCGAGATGATGTCCTTGCCCATGGTGATGGGGCTGAAGCCCGAGCAACTGCCCGGTCCCATTCCCTATATGTCGGCGGAGCCCCGGCGGGTCGCCCGCTGGCGAAAGCGGCTGGGCCGGCTGCCGCGCCCGCTGGTGGCGCTGGTATGGGCCGGGCGCCCGACCCATCCCAACGACCTCAACCGCTCCATGGCTTTGGCCGATCTGGCGCCCCTGGGACAAAGCGGGGCAACCTTCCTGGCGGTGCAGAAAGGACCCAAGGCGGCCGAGGCCGGGACTCCGCCGGCCGGAATGAATGTCGTGGCCCTGGAGGACGAGATCAAGGATTTCGAGGATACCGCCGCCATCCTGTCGGTCGCCGACCTGCTGGTCTCGGTGGATTCGTCGCCGGTGCATCTGGCCGGGGCGCTGGGCCGGCCGGTCTGGACCCTGTTGCCCTTCCTGCCCGACTGGCGCTGGCTGCTGGGGCGGGACGACTCGCCGTGGTATCCCACCATGCGGCTGTTCCGTCAGGAAAGCCCCGGCGACTGGACCGGCGTCATCGCCCGGGCGGCCGAGGCCCTGGCGGCCTTCGGAACGGAATCGCCATGA
- a CDS encoding tetratricopeptide repeat-containing sulfotransferase family protein translates to MARKPASSPSSDDLGIDEALQRAQAHWNAGQADQAELFCQRILAVWPGHADALHLLGIMAHAYGNLDLALQHVRQACLAPRAPALYFSNLAEMCRQRGLLDEGEQAGRRAVALEPGQAVAWNNLGIILQEAGKLEESAVCLERVVALQPDYAEAHNNLGNTYKLMGRLDKAAARYEHALALVPDYAEARSNFAHLLCDLGRLDEAAEQARRAIDINPRCADAYVNLAGVEMGRHRHAEALRWLDSLLTSMPGHGNGLIARSKCLRRLDRIEEALDSARQAAATAPYSAEAHNVLGQALQAAGRFDEALACFDKAARLPGTAMGTAAVNRADLLAEIGRGAEAAAVYQQVLAADPGNVSAWAGRVDQKDYAAGDPEIAQMEALLATGAVQGLDERINLHFSLGKAYMDAGDGPRAFHHLGEGNRLKRATFTFDVEATGRWMAEIAETFTPALLGKFKGASSDLPVFVLGMPRSGTTLVEQILASHPQVHGAGELRVLQSLVSGMGNYPAAAAQMTPDEAARLGEAYLAQVAPLARGRRHVIDKMPANFMHAGLIRLILPNARIIHCRRDPVDTCLSCYTKLFAAEQRFAYDLAELGAFHRAYDALTAHWRAVLPQDRYMEVEYEAVVDDLEGQARRMVDFLGLPWDESCLSFHRTTRPVRTASLHQVRRPIYATSAGRWRGHADHLQPLLRALGLASPR, encoded by the coding sequence ATGGCCCGTAAGCCCGCGTCTTCCCCATCGTCCGACGACCTCGGCATCGACGAGGCGTTGCAGCGCGCCCAGGCCCATTGGAACGCCGGGCAGGCGGATCAGGCGGAGCTGTTCTGCCAGCGGATTCTGGCGGTGTGGCCCGGCCATGCCGATGCCCTGCATCTGCTGGGGATCATGGCGCATGCCTACGGCAATCTGGATCTGGCGCTGCAGCACGTGCGGCAAGCCTGTCTGGCGCCGCGCGCCCCCGCCCTCTATTTCAGCAATCTGGCGGAAATGTGCCGCCAGCGCGGATTGCTGGACGAGGGCGAACAGGCCGGGCGGCGCGCCGTCGCCCTGGAGCCCGGTCAGGCGGTGGCCTGGAACAATCTGGGCATCATCTTGCAGGAGGCGGGCAAGCTGGAGGAGAGCGCCGTCTGCCTGGAACGGGTGGTGGCGCTGCAGCCCGATTACGCCGAAGCCCACAACAACCTGGGCAACACCTACAAGCTGATGGGGCGCCTGGACAAGGCGGCGGCGCGCTATGAGCACGCCCTGGCGCTGGTCCCGGACTATGCCGAGGCGCGCAGCAATTTCGCGCATCTATTGTGCGATCTGGGCCGTCTGGACGAGGCGGCGGAGCAGGCCCGGCGGGCCATCGACATTAATCCGCGCTGCGCCGACGCCTATGTCAATCTGGCCGGCGTCGAAATGGGGCGGCACCGCCATGCCGAGGCGCTACGCTGGCTGGACTCCCTGCTGACGTCCATGCCGGGACATGGGAACGGACTGATCGCCCGGTCCAAGTGCCTGAGGCGGCTGGACCGGATCGAGGAGGCGTTGGACAGCGCCCGGCAGGCGGCGGCGACCGCCCCCTACAGCGCCGAGGCCCACAATGTCCTGGGCCAGGCGCTGCAGGCCGCCGGCCGCTTCGATGAGGCCCTGGCCTGCTTCGACAAGGCGGCGCGGCTGCCCGGCACCGCCATGGGAACCGCCGCCGTCAACCGGGCCGATCTGCTGGCGGAAATCGGCCGCGGCGCCGAGGCGGCGGCCGTTTACCAACAGGTCCTGGCGGCCGATCCGGGCAACGTTTCCGCCTGGGCGGGCCGGGTGGATCAGAAGGACTACGCCGCCGGCGACCCCGAAATCGCGCAGATGGAAGCATTGCTGGCCACGGGGGCCGTGCAGGGGCTCGACGAGCGCATCAACCTGCATTTCTCGCTGGGCAAGGCCTATATGGACGCCGGGGACGGTCCCCGCGCCTTCCATCACCTGGGCGAAGGCAATCGCCTGAAGCGCGCCACCTTCACCTTCGACGTCGAGGCCACCGGACGGTGGATGGCCGAGATCGCCGAGACCTTCACGCCCGCGCTGTTGGGGAAATTCAAGGGGGCGTCGTCGGACCTGCCGGTCTTCGTGCTGGGCATGCCGCGTTCGGGCACCACCCTGGTGGAGCAGATTCTGGCCTCCCATCCCCAGGTTCACGGCGCCGGCGAACTGCGCGTGCTGCAATCCCTGGTGAGCGGCATGGGGAACTATCCCGCCGCCGCCGCCCAGATGACCCCGGACGAGGCGGCGCGTCTGGGCGAGGCCTATTTGGCTCAGGTGGCGCCCTTGGCTCGGGGGCGGCGCCATGTGATCGACAAGATGCCCGCCAATTTCATGCATGCCGGCCTGATCCGCCTGATCCTGCCCAATGCCCGCATCATCCATTGCCGTCGCGACCCGGTGGATACCTGCCTGTCCTGCTACACCAAGCTGTTCGCCGCCGAGCAGCGCTTCGCCTACGATCTGGCGGAGCTGGGGGCCTTTCACCGCGCCTACGACGCCTTGACCGCCCATTGGCGGGCGGTGCTGCCCCAAGACCGCTACATGGAGGTGGAGTACGAGGCGGTGGTCGACGACCTGGAGGGACAGGCCCGCCGGATGGTGGACTTCCTCGGCCTGCCCTGGGACGAATCCTGCCTGTCCTTTCATCGCACCACGCGCCCGGTCCGCACCGCCAGCCTCCATCAGGTCCGCCGGCCGATCTACGCCACCTCCGCCGGGCGGTGGCGCGGACATGCGGACCACCTGCAGCCGCTGCTGCGGGCGCTGGGCCTCGCCTCGCCGCGATGA
- a CDS encoding autotransporter outer membrane beta-barrel domain-containing protein: MSRRNKLAGASTLAITVALSLGGGSAPVAAQSAYTWNSGDYTNPAGTTLSNTVGVTVGGTTGTLTNQGAITGSQNGISDTGNAVGAVINSGTITGTANAGINMGTGAGITSLSNQAGGTITGTNYGIDNAAGTIGTLTNSGTISNTSSSSGAALRNTSSTSTIGTLTNTAAIISNRTGIVNYGGIGTVTNSGTISGSSTGIYNNGRIGTITNSGLIRGTTSGGGVTNVSSTLGTLTNSGTITGATSGIRNQNSTITTLNNLAGATISGSQRGIYNETTGTLTTTITSINNAGTITGTQYAVHNAGTMGTLTNSGAIIGNILNSSATGLTIAGGSGDTFGTLTGLSGSIGTITHTASNLLFSSGNLLLNDHITATGRTVSNTGATLRLDNTVTITGTYNQTGGGLTSTGSGGTNAKLVVDGDATVSNSTIILSTTGLAAGQTITIVDATNGHTGTYTGNTARMGVTNGLAATASTSGNDLVLVLATDSANTYTQKGITTGGAAAPVGRVLDSIRADTSSTAVAFQNQVLTPLDALPTSSQGQAIKQLAPQTTPSAQMTSAAATAVLGAVEQHQQTAMAYDPATGVAAGSEAKDTAAWGQVLGGSARRGSNAEADGYRLTDFGLAVGIDHRFTPDAMGGVALSWVRAWSQGSGNSSGSSSTMDSYQLTFYGTYRLDRAFVDGQLGVGWNEFDQSRGIAFLGRTAAATYSGQQYLAKASVGYDVPVTDSVTVTPLAGLRWLRSETDSYDESGAGAANLSVSSHAVNSMTHDLGAKVIWNLPTAQGVLRPEARLAWVHDYTSGPIATSGIMGGQAFSVSTPRTEPNGVRVGLAATLGTDGDLSFRAEYESELRPQYQSHTALLKTLWGF, translated from the coding sequence ATGTCGCGTCGAAACAAGCTGGCCGGAGCCTCGACCCTGGCCATCACCGTGGCCTTGTCGCTGGGGGGCGGTTCCGCCCCTGTCGCGGCCCAGTCCGCCTACACTTGGAACAGCGGCGACTACACCAATCCCGCCGGCACGACGCTCAGCAACACCGTGGGCGTCACCGTCGGCGGCACGACGGGAACCCTGACCAATCAAGGGGCGATCACCGGCAGCCAAAACGGCATATCCGACACCGGCAATGCCGTCGGGGCGGTGATCAACAGCGGAACCATCACCGGCACCGCCAACGCCGGCATCAACATGGGGACCGGCGCCGGCATCACCTCGCTGAGCAATCAGGCGGGCGGCACCATTACCGGCACGAACTATGGCATCGACAACGCCGCCGGCACGATCGGCACGCTGACCAATAGCGGAACGATTTCCAATACCTCCAGCAGCAGCGGTGCAGCCCTCAGGAACACCAGCAGCACCAGCACCATCGGCACGCTGACCAATACCGCCGCCATCATTTCCAACCGTACCGGCATCGTCAATTATGGGGGTATCGGGACGGTAACCAACAGCGGCACCATCAGCGGCTCCTCCACCGGCATCTATAACAACGGCAGAATCGGGACGATAACCAACAGCGGCCTCATCCGCGGCACCACCAGCGGCGGCGGCGTCACCAATGTCAGCAGTACCCTGGGAACGCTGACCAACAGCGGCACCATCACCGGAGCCACCAGCGGCATTCGGAACCAAAACAGCACCATCACCACGCTGAACAACCTCGCCGGCGCCACCATCAGCGGCAGCCAGCGCGGCATATACAACGAAACCACCGGCACGCTCACGACCACCATCACCTCGATCAACAATGCCGGCACCATCACCGGCACCCAATATGCCGTTCACAACGCCGGAACCATGGGCACCCTGACCAACAGCGGCGCGATCATCGGCAACATCCTCAACAGTTCGGCGACCGGCCTGACCATCGCGGGCGGCAGCGGCGACACCTTCGGTACGCTGACCGGATTGAGCGGCAGCATCGGCACCATCACCCATACCGCCTCGAATCTGCTGTTCAGCTCCGGCAATCTGCTGCTCAATGACCACATCACGGCCACCGGCCGCACCGTGTCCAACACGGGTGCCACCTTGCGGCTGGACAATACCGTCACCATCACCGGTACCTACAATCAGACCGGCGGCGGACTGACCAGCACCGGCAGCGGCGGCACCAACGCCAAGCTGGTGGTGGACGGCGACGCCACCGTCAGCAATTCGACCATCATCTTGTCGACCACCGGTTTGGCCGCCGGCCAGACCATCACCATCGTCGATGCCACCAATGGCCATACCGGCACCTATACCGGCAATACCGCCCGCATGGGGGTCACCAACGGCCTGGCCGCCACCGCATCCACCTCGGGCAACGACCTCGTGCTGGTCCTGGCGACCGACAGCGCCAATACCTATACCCAAAAGGGCATCACCACCGGCGGCGCCGCCGCCCCGGTGGGACGGGTGCTGGACAGCATCCGCGCCGACACCTCGTCCACCGCCGTGGCCTTCCAGAATCAGGTGCTGACGCCCCTCGACGCGCTGCCGACCTCCAGCCAGGGCCAAGCCATCAAGCAGTTGGCGCCCCAGACCACGCCGTCGGCGCAGATGACCTCGGCGGCGGCGACCGCCGTGCTGGGGGCGGTCGAACAGCATCAGCAGACCGCCATGGCCTATGATCCCGCCACCGGCGTCGCCGCCGGCTCAGAGGCCAAGGATACCGCCGCGTGGGGGCAGGTCCTGGGCGGCAGCGCCCGGCGCGGCAGCAATGCCGAGGCCGACGGCTATCGCCTGACGGATTTCGGTCTGGCGGTCGGCATCGACCACCGCTTCACCCCCGACGCCATGGGCGGCGTGGCGCTGAGCTGGGTGCGGGCCTGGTCCCAGGGCAGCGGCAATTCGTCGGGCTCGTCCTCGACCATGGACAGTTATCAACTGACCTTCTACGGCACCTACCGCCTGGACCGCGCCTTCGTGGACGGGCAATTGGGCGTCGGTTGGAACGAGTTCGATCAGAGCCGCGGCATCGCCTTCCTGGGCCGCACCGCCGCCGCGACCTACAGCGGCCAACAATACCTGGCCAAGGCGAGCGTGGGCTATGATGTGCCGGTGACCGATTCGGTCACGGTGACGCCGCTGGCCGGACTGCGCTGGCTGCGGTCGGAGACCGATTCCTACGACGAATCCGGCGCCGGCGCCGCCAATCTGTCGGTGTCCAGCCATGCGGTCAACAGCATGACCCACGATCTGGGCGCCAAGGTGATCTGGAATCTTCCCACCGCCCAGGGCGTCCTGAGGCCCGAAGCCCGGCTGGCCTGGGTCCACGACTATACCAGCGGCCCCATCGCCACCAGCGGCATCATGGGCGGCCAAGCCTTCTCCGTCTCGACCCCGCGCACCGAGCCCAACGGCGTGCGCGTCGGGCTGGCGGCGACGCTCGGCACCGATGGCGATCTGTCTTTCCGCGCCGAGTATGAAAGCGAGTTACGCCCCCAATATCAGAGCCATACCGCTCTGCTCAAGACGCTGTGGGGATTCTGA
- a CDS encoding response regulator transcription factor yields MPRTLIVEDEVSLRNDLIAFLEAKGYAAAGAATLVEAISRMEADRFDLVVLDLGLPDGDGMELLERIRSRYGLACGVVILTSRLDLESKIQALETGTDAYLVKHASSREIECTLRNLLRRLPDTAPQLWRLDRGQWSLIAPSGGSVPLTPKEMTFLVTLATSGAEVCDHGELAAALGDDGSFSPANLNTLVRRLRRKIEDETGVPPPIRAAYGRGYVFSAPLSVLQQ; encoded by the coding sequence ATGCCGCGCACATTAATCGTCGAAGACGAAGTTTCGCTGCGAAACGACTTGATCGCGTTTTTGGAAGCCAAGGGCTACGCCGCCGCCGGAGCGGCCACTCTGGTCGAGGCCATCAGTCGGATGGAGGCAGACCGCTTCGATCTGGTCGTCCTCGATCTCGGCCTGCCGGACGGTGACGGCATGGAGCTTCTGGAACGTATCCGGAGCCGGTACGGCTTGGCCTGCGGCGTGGTGATCCTGACCTCCCGCCTGGATCTGGAAAGCAAGATCCAGGCCCTTGAAACCGGAACCGATGCTTATCTGGTCAAGCACGCCAGCTCGCGCGAAATAGAATGCACGCTGCGTAACCTTCTCAGGCGCCTTCCCGATACGGCACCCCAATTGTGGCGCTTGGATCGCGGCCAGTGGTCCTTGATCGCGCCATCGGGCGGCAGCGTGCCGCTGACGCCGAAGGAAATGACGTTCCTGGTCACACTGGCGACATCGGGGGCCGAGGTCTGCGATCACGGCGAACTGGCGGCGGCGCTGGGCGATGACGGCAGCTTTTCCCCGGCCAACCTCAACACCCTCGTCCGCCGTTTGCGGCGCAAGATCGAGGATGAAACGGGCGTGCCGCCCCCCATTCGCGCCGCCTACGGCAGGGGCTATGTGTTCTCCGCTCCCCTCAGCGTCCTGCAGCAATGA
- a CDS encoding HAMP domain-containing sensor histidine kinase, translating to MLDIATSLVFVEVLTVVNCVTTFLLWRANPKLRGLAEVSISCLALTLTFGLMAFRTPHIITVSNAVTVFAIAMVTEGMTVLAGRPPMRWLVYALTVFTAVLWEFLQWQSPDDAPIRVVAATIIYVGLYGRVVYEAFRNGRRFGAARVCLIASLLIHIAVLIARMTVALLHPDPNFVFSPMVLPWFMLENSVVMTTVFFSIMIMVGTRVDEDLQQRTQSLEAERRMHGRLKQFLSTLGHELHTPLAIIDRSAEMGGVLLTHQQGEIAPRLDTIRATVERMRRLMNNLLMAERAELVGGGGDLVDLGKVLGDLTQILAQKYEEERIVVNLPHGGSQVRGDREMLATALGNLIDNALKYSPKDQPVLIQVRNDDAVHIAVSDKGIGFPLQQMAKVGQRFFRAANVADIPGTGLGLNIVKTVVEKHGGRLHLANGQDGGAVVTIALPAVSG from the coding sequence ATGCTGGACATCGCCACGTCCCTGGTGTTCGTCGAGGTTCTGACCGTCGTCAACTGCGTCACGACCTTCCTGCTGTGGCGGGCCAACCCCAAATTGCGCGGGCTGGCGGAGGTGTCGATTTCGTGCCTGGCGCTCACGCTGACCTTCGGGCTCATGGCGTTCCGTACGCCGCACATCATCACCGTGTCAAATGCCGTCACGGTCTTCGCTATCGCCATGGTGACCGAGGGCATGACCGTCCTCGCCGGCCGGCCGCCCATGCGCTGGCTCGTCTATGCGCTTACGGTCTTCACGGCGGTGCTGTGGGAGTTCCTCCAATGGCAGTCCCCCGACGACGCGCCCATCCGGGTGGTCGCGGCGACCATCATCTATGTCGGGCTGTACGGCAGGGTCGTCTACGAGGCGTTTCGAAACGGACGCCGGTTCGGTGCGGCCCGCGTTTGCCTGATCGCCAGCCTGCTGATCCATATTGCGGTCCTGATCGCGCGCATGACGGTGGCGCTGCTGCACCCGGACCCGAATTTCGTTTTCTCTCCGATGGTCCTGCCCTGGTTCATGCTGGAGAATTCCGTGGTGATGACCACCGTCTTTTTCTCCATCATGATCATGGTCGGCACACGGGTCGACGAGGACCTCCAGCAGCGCACCCAGAGCCTGGAGGCCGAGCGCCGCATGCATGGACGGCTGAAGCAGTTTCTGTCCACGCTTGGGCATGAACTGCACACCCCTCTGGCCATCATCGACCGCTCGGCCGAGATGGGGGGGGTGCTGTTGACCCACCAGCAAGGCGAGATCGCCCCGCGCCTGGACACGATTCGCGCCACGGTCGAACGCATGCGGCGGCTGATGAACAACCTGCTGATGGCCGAGCGGGCCGAACTGGTGGGAGGCGGCGGAGACTTGGTTGACCTAGGCAAGGTCCTTGGCGATCTGACGCAGATCCTGGCGCAAAAATACGAAGAAGAGCGTATCGTCGTGAACCTGCCCCATGGCGGGTCGCAGGTCAGGGGAGACAGGGAGATGCTGGCCACGGCACTCGGCAACCTGATCGACAACGCATTGAAGTACTCTCCCAAGGACCAGCCGGTGCTGATTCAGGTGCGGAACGACGATGCCGTCCACATCGCGGTCAGCGACAAGGGAATCGGATTCCCGCTGCAGCAGATGGCCAAGGTCGGCCAGCGATTCTTTCGCGCCGCCAATGTTGCCGACATCCCCGGAACCGGCCTTGGCCTGAACATCGTTAAGACCGTTGTCGAAAAGCACGGCGGCCGCCTTCACCTCGCCAATGGTCAGGACGGCGGCGCGGTCGTGACCATCGCCCTGCCCGCGGTCAGCGGGTAA
- a CDS encoding ABC transporter ATP-binding protein → MGRLSLSAVSKVYDDHGAPVTALSGISLDIADGEFCAILGHSGCGKTSLLNMVAGFEVPTSGAITVDHQPVTGPGWERTIIFQDYALFPWANVRDNVAFGLEMKGVPPAERQRIANHHLSLVGLSAFAERYPHQLSGGMKQRVAIARALSVQPRVLLMDEPFAALDDQTRRAMQRELTRIWQQERKTVLLVTHSIDEAILLADTVVVLSRHPGRIKRVVPIELPRPRDEDDPAYAMLRRELRDLIHDDSPGDDAEA, encoded by the coding sequence TTTCGCTTTCCGCCGTTTCCAAGGTTTACGACGATCACGGCGCCCCGGTCACCGCCCTGTCGGGGATCAGCCTGGACATCGCCGACGGCGAATTCTGCGCCATCCTGGGCCATTCCGGCTGCGGCAAGACCTCGCTGCTCAACATGGTGGCCGGGTTCGAGGTCCCGACCAGCGGCGCCATCACCGTCGATCACCAGCCGGTTACCGGGCCGGGCTGGGAACGCACCATCATCTTTCAGGACTACGCCCTGTTTCCCTGGGCCAACGTACGCGACAACGTGGCGTTCGGACTGGAGATGAAGGGCGTGCCCCCAGCCGAACGCCAGCGAATCGCCAACCATCACCTGTCCCTGGTCGGACTGTCGGCCTTCGCCGAGCGCTACCCCCACCAGTTGTCGGGTGGCATGAAGCAGCGGGTCGCCATCGCCCGCGCCCTGTCGGTACAGCCCCGGGTGCTGCTGATGGACGAGCCCTTCGCCGCACTGGACGATCAGACCCGGCGCGCCATGCAGCGCGAACTGACCCGCATCTGGCAGCAAGAAAGAAAGACCGTGCTGCTGGTCACCCATTCCATCGACGAGGCCATCCTGCTCGCCGACACCGTGGTGGTGCTGTCGCGCCATCCCGGCCGCATCAAGCGGGTGGTTCCGATAGAATTGCCGCGCCCCCGCGACGAGGATGACCCGGCCTATGCAATGCTGCGGCGGGAATTGCGGGACCTGATCCACGACGATTCCCCCGGAGACGACGCCGAGGCGTAG